In one Mucilaginibacter ginsenosidivorax genomic region, the following are encoded:
- a CDS encoding glycosyltransferase family 4 protein → MKVAVLAPVAWRTPPRHYGPWEQISSNIAEGLVKLGIDVTLFATGDSITAGKLDAVCATGYEEDRSQDAKVLECLHISNLMEKAAGFDIIHNNFDFLPLSYSGLINTPVITTIHGFSSQKIIPVYKKYNHIGHYVSISNSDRSPHLDYLGTVYNGLDTRDFEFYEQPGDYLLYFGRIHPDKGTAEAIEIAQKSKRKLLIAGIIQDGNYYRERVEPYLSGQIQYIGHAGPDKRKELLGNAAALLHPISFNEPFGMSVAEAMLCGTPVIAFNKGSMPELIKHAQTGFLVNNVDEAVEAVGRLAELNRIDCCNWASSQFSADKMVADYLKLYEKILGK, encoded by the coding sequence ATGAAGGTAGCTGTTTTAGCCCCCGTAGCCTGGCGCACACCGCCCAGGCATTACGGCCCGTGGGAACAAATTTCATCTAACATTGCCGAGGGACTGGTAAAGTTGGGTATTGATGTAACGCTGTTTGCCACCGGCGATTCGATAACTGCCGGAAAGCTGGATGCTGTTTGTGCCACCGGGTACGAGGAAGACCGGAGCCAGGATGCCAAAGTGTTGGAGTGCCTGCACATTAGCAACCTGATGGAAAAAGCGGCCGGGTTTGATATTATCCATAATAATTTCGATTTTTTGCCGCTCAGTTATTCCGGGCTGATTAACACGCCTGTTATCACTACGATACATGGCTTTTCGTCGCAGAAAATTATCCCGGTTTATAAAAAATATAACCATATAGGGCATTATGTGTCCATTAGTAATTCAGATCGTAGTCCCCATCTGGATTACCTGGGTACGGTTTATAATGGATTGGATACCCGCGATTTTGAGTTTTACGAGCAGCCGGGAGATTACCTTTTATACTTTGGCCGCATCCATCCTGATAAAGGAACTGCCGAGGCTATTGAGATAGCCCAAAAAAGCAAACGGAAGCTGTTAATTGCAGGTATTATACAGGATGGGAATTATTACCGTGAACGGGTTGAACCTTATTTATCGGGCCAAATACAATACATTGGCCATGCCGGCCCCGATAAGCGTAAAGAGTTGTTGGGCAATGCCGCCGCCCTGCTGCACCCCATCAGTTTTAATGAGCCCTTTGGCATGAGCGTGGCCGAAGCGATGCTTTGCGGAACGCCCGTGATAGCATTTAACAAGGGATCGATGCCAGAGTTAATTAAACACGCCCAAACCGGATTTTTAGTTAATAATGTTGATGAGGCTGTTGAAGCAGTGGGCAGGTTAGCCGAGCTTAATAGAATAGACTGCTGTAACTGGGCGAGCTCGCAATTTTCGGCAGATAAAATGGTGGCCGACTATTTAAAGCTATATGAGAAGATACTGGGCAAATAA